CACAGCCCGGTCGGATCGAGCGAGACCCACGAGCGCTACTCCGAGTTCGTCGATAATCCGCGAACGAAGTGGACTATCCGCAGGTACCTCTCGAAGGGGGACCAGTACAACCCTCTCAAGACGGAAGGCAAGAGCCGGGATGATTAATCCTTTATATGGAAGTGTTCAAATAAGCGAGTCGAGGCTTTCGAGGTATCTTTCTCCGAATCAGTCTTATTTGAACAGTACCCTTTCTATATTGCCGGAAGTTTTGTTGGTGCCACACACAGGGATGTACTGTTTTACGTGTTCGTGGAACTCGAGCAGTACCGGCGTTGCTAGCCACAGACGCGCTCAAGTGGGACGACGTCTTGCAAATCGATGGGGGTACCTTGGTGCTCCTCGGGGGTGGACTTGCACTCGCAGATGGCTTGGCAGCGACTGACGCGACACAGTGGCTCGCAGAACTCACTTTCGTAGTCCTACCGGTGTATCTTTCCCTGTCTCGTTCTTGTGGTGATTAGCATCATAGTGTTCCTTAGCGAACTCGCTCGAATACAGCTGCAGTCGGGACATTTGCGTCGATCCCCATCACCATTGGTCCCCGGTACGCGACCGTTCTGAATACGACAGGCAAGGGTGCAGCTGTCTTCTTGGCAATGACGGGCGCTGTCACTGCGAGTTTTTGATTCGTAGTCCCAGTTGCAACGCCTCCGAGCGCCATTGCATTCGGGACCGGAACTATGCCCCGAGAACATATGCTCCGTGCTGGGGTCCAGTTGGACAGACTGATGATTCTTCTATCAGCGGTGGTCATTCTCGGTGATTTCGTGTTCCTCTGAGTACCTCCACGAATACTGGACGAAATCTCCCTATATAAGCTCCTACTACCCAGATATCTGTGGAGAATTTATATACTCATCATCAGAAATCGTGGACGAAATGTCTGACCTAACCGTCAAAGTAGCCGTGAAGGACGCACTCTCGGAGCACAGCGTCTCGGCAGATTTCTACGATGCCCTCGATGAGGAGGTCGCCGAACTGCTCAACGACGCCGCAGAGCGGGCTGAGGCCACCGACCGAAAGACGGTCCAGCCTCGCGACCTGTAGACCGAGGAATCACAGCAGACCCGTCACTCGGACGTAGCTTTTTGAGGTTCTTGTTCAAAGGTTACCAGACGTGTATGGCTGAGGCACCGAATACTGACCGGCAGGCGGTCGAGCCTGAGACTGGAGAGGTCCTTAGTGTATCCCAACTGAACGACCGGATTGCGTCGGTCATTGAGGACGCGCCTGCCCTCGACGGTGTCGGCTGTATTGGCGAGGTCACGGATCTCCATCAGAACAGTACGGCGCTCTATTTCACCCTCACTGACGGCAACGCCGAGCTTTCCTGTATGATCTGGGCGAACCGCTATCGGAAGGTGGATGCCGACCTTGAGGACGGAACTGAGGTCATCCTCGAAGGCGATATCGACTACTGGACTGAGGGTGGGAAAATCGACCTCAAGCCGTGGGAGGTGATCGTCGTCGGCGACGGCGACCAAGCGGCCGCCGTCGAGCGGCTACGAAGCGAACTCGAAGAACGTGGCTGGTTCGACGACGAGCAGAAACAACGTCCGCCGGCGTTTCCGGAACGGGTCGGTGTCGTGACCTCACTCCGGGGCGACGCTCGCTACGACATCCAGAGCGCGATCCACGAGCAGGACCCTACCGTCGACATCCTAGTGAAGGATGCGACCGTCCAGGGGTCGGAGGCACCGAAGTCCATCGCGAACGGGATTCACCATCTGGACCGGTCAGAGGACGTCGATGCGATCATCGTCGGCCGCGGTGGCGGGAGCGATTCGAACCTCCAAGCATTCAATACCGAACGGGTCGCGGAAGCGATCTTCACCGCGAACACGCCGGTCGTGACTGCCATCGGCCATACTGACGACCGACTGATCGCGGATCGGGTGGCGGACATAGCCGCGATCACGCCGACCGCCGCCGGCGAGTACATCGCGAAGTCGCGGACTGACTTCCTCGCCAGCGAGATTGAGCCGCTGGAGCAACAGTTGGAGGCCGCCTACGAGACCTTCGAGCAGGAGCACGAACACGAACAGGAACTGGCCGAGGCGGTTGAAGAAGCGACGGCTTCCGAGGGCCTTCCGCCGATCTACTACAAGGCCGCGATTGCTGTCCTCCTCCTGCTGTTGTTGCTCATTACTGCCCTCTGGTTGGGAGTGCTCTGAGATGGCGAAGGACCCCGATATCAAACGGCGGATGGATCGCGTCGAGGAGATCATCGACCAGTTCGATGCGGATGAGGAGTCGCTCGAGGACGGCCGTGAGTTCTACGACGAGGGCCAGGAATTGTTGGCTGAAATCCGGGAACGGCTCCAAGACGGGGACGGTGAGGTCATCGAAATCGAGTAGCTAACCCAGCAGTCGATATGTTGTCGGAAATTTAACCAACAACCGATCGGCATAATTGGTGTCTGTTGGTTAAGACGTAGCAGCTCCGAACAACTTACAGAACTAATTACAGGGTTCCCATCACGACGGTTTGCAGCCGGCGGGACGCATCGAAGCGATCCAAGATACAGCAGGTTCAGAGATAGCGGGCGCTGATGGACCCGTCACTCAGGGGCTCAACTGTGAGGTTTACTCTGTCGTGGGGTGGTGCGACGGTCACTACTGGTCGAAGGGTTGCCGCTGCTCGGAGGCCTGACAGCGGTTGATCCCGTCAGCAGTTATCTCGATGTACAGGGCGGCTCACATCCCGCATAGTGGAGACAGGTGATCCGATAAGCGTTGGTTTGGCCGTTGTCGACGTATCTAATCCGGAGTGGCCGTAGATACGATTACGTTGGATGCCGATTCCGGCCGAGAATCGTTAGTTAGCCGTTCCCAGTGGCTGTCCCCGCCGTCCCGACGCGTCGCTCAAGGAAATTATCAAGGATCCTGAACAGGCGAATCTTCTGGTCGATATCGGAGGAAGCGTGGCCCTCCTCGCCGAGTTCGACGAACTCGTAGTCGCCCGCGTCACCGCGTTCGTAGCCCAACTCCTGGAGGCGATCGTCATAGAGCCGCGCCTGCTCCACCGGAACGCGGCGGTCGTTGACGCCGTGGACCAACAACAGCGGACACTCGAGGTTCTCAGCGTACTCGACAGGCGAGCGTTCCCGATACAGTTCAGGATTCTCCTCGGGTGTTCCGAGGTTCTTCTCCATCAATTCGGTGCGGAAATGTGGCATCGTCGTTTCGTACATTCGTTCGAGGTCAGTCAGCCCGATCCACGCGATGCCGGCGGCGTAGAGGTCCGGGTACTGGACGGTCTGCCAGTAGGCCGAATAGCCACCGTAGGAGCCGCCGAAGACGACCACCCGGTCGGGATCAAGGAAGTCGTTCTCGGCGAGCGCGTGTTCCGTACCGACGGCTACGTCGCCCTGTTCGGCACCACCCCAGTCGTCGTAAAGTTCCTCGACGAACTCGCGGCCGCGGCCCGTCGACCCACGATAATTGACCTGCAGGACGGAGAAGCCGCGCGAGACCAGGAACTGGGTATAGAGATCAAACCTGCGGTAGTCGGCCGCACGCGGGCCACCGTGTGGGTTGACGATGAGCGGCGAC
This DNA window, taken from Halobellus ruber, encodes the following:
- a CDS encoding DUF1931 domain-containing protein, with translation MSDLTVKVAVKDALSEHSVSADFYDALDEEVAELLNDAAERAEATDRKTVQPRDL
- the xseA gene encoding exodeoxyribonuclease VII large subunit, with the translated sequence MAEAPNTDRQAVEPETGEVLSVSQLNDRIASVIEDAPALDGVGCIGEVTDLHQNSTALYFTLTDGNAELSCMIWANRYRKVDADLEDGTEVILEGDIDYWTEGGKIDLKPWEVIVVGDGDQAAAVERLRSELEERGWFDDEQKQRPPAFPERVGVVTSLRGDARYDIQSAIHEQDPTVDILVKDATVQGSEAPKSIANGIHHLDRSEDVDAIIVGRGGGSDSNLQAFNTERVAEAIFTANTPVVTAIGHTDDRLIADRVADIAAITPTAAGEYIAKSRTDFLASEIEPLEQQLEAAYETFEQEHEHEQELAEAVEEATASEGLPPIYYKAAIAVLLLLLLLITALWLGVL
- a CDS encoding exodeoxyribonuclease VII small subunit, which gives rise to MAKDPDIKRRMDRVEEIIDQFDADEESLEDGREFYDEGQELLAEIRERLQDGDGEVIEIE